In Deltaproteobacteria bacterium, the following proteins share a genomic window:
- a CDS encoding biopolymer transporter ExbD, whose product MRVRSFIKTKKKARIEIIPMIDTMFFLLVFFMIATLSMSVMRGLPVNLPKASAVKKDIQENVNVTIAKDGKVYLNKKEVNIPELRGTLVAEASKDPETLVIINADEEVMHGRVVEVMDEIKLSGVTKLAIATKEKKRP is encoded by the coding sequence AGGTCATTTATAAAAACAAAGAAAAAGGCTCGCATAGAAATCATCCCGATGATAGACACCATGTTTTTCCTTCTGGTCTTTTTTATGATAGCAACGCTCTCAATGAGTGTTATGAGAGGTCTCCCTGTGAATCTGCCGAAGGCTTCTGCTGTCAAGAAAGACATTCAAGAAAATGTAAATGTAACCATAGCAAAAGATGGCAAGGTATATCTCAATAAAAAAGAGGTGAATATCCCGGAACTGCGCGGTACGCTTGTTGCAGAGGCTTCAAAAGACCCTGAAACGCTTGTGATTATCAATGCTGATGAAGAAGTCATGCACGGCAGGGTTGTGGAGGTAATGGATGAAATAAAACTTTCTGGCGTAACAAAACTTGCGATAGCGACAAAAGAGAAAAAAAGACCGTGA